A region from the Sulfurivermis fontis genome encodes:
- a CDS encoding 2-oxoacid:acceptor oxidoreductase family protein has product MFGKKETKTFKYPGVRMAMDGNTAVIMCERESSDAAGAYPITPSTQMGEYWAEEVANGHINVSDRTLIFIEPESEHAAAAVTAGMAMTGLRATNFSSAQGVAFMHESLYAAAGKRLPYVLNVGCRAITKASLNVHCGHDDYHCIDDTGFFQIFAKNAQGAADLNLIGRKIAELALTPAVVAQDGFLTTHLIEPLNVPERELIEEFLGRPDDMIECPTPAQKMIYGEKRRRVPMIWDVDAPLVSGTVQNQDAYMQTVAAQRPYFYAHIPQIADQVMDEYYELTGRRYHRIGTYKAEDADYVIIGMGSMIVQAEAVADYLRETRKLKVGVIDATMFRPFPGDLMGKALKGKKGVVVLERTDQPLAEDLPLMREVRASINKCLENGMVAKGEALPYPSYDSYQQGDAPRLYSGAYGLGSRDLQPEGLIGAIENMLPNGKKQKFFYLGIDFVRDEAATPKQEIHMQQLLESYPQVRDLAVHGSENPNLMPEGSITVRMHSVGGWGAITTGKNLAMTLYELLGYEIKSNPKYGSEKKGQPTTYYLAAAPTPIRINCEFNFVDVVLSPDPNVFGHSNPLFGLKKGGVLIIQSSFEDPDQLWATIPRRHQQFIVDNDIRVFYVDGFKIAREEATNPELQLRMQGNAFQGAFFAASPLMEMAGLDEARLFKTIEDQLMAKFGAKGKRVVEDNIRVVRRGFDEVHEIKNKKVGVTLQELRTAESALPIMLKHMPEGKGELHDIHRFWEQTGYFYATGRGADNLADPYMGVSLMPAASGVFRDMTNIRFEYPKWVPENCTACGNCYTVCPDSSIPGLVNSISEVFATAIHRIESKGVLTVHLRRETRKVEKKLRDLLNATGETAKVRNLLDQAILETVAESELEGDARAKLEQEFAQLMDAMGSFDFAVTKPYWINREKKEKGSGGLFSITINPDTCKGCMECVEVCEDAALVRTKQTDEAVKRLRSDWAFWLDLPTTNPDYIRIDDLNEKIGALDTLLLDKRNYGAMVCGDGSCLGCGEKTAIHLFTATVTALMQPRVKKQIARLDDLIQKLEQHIRLKLAAGVDLSDSGTIKQVVDRVNGTDLTLSNLSANLDAGHEKTVIDKQWLKWATNLLDRLRDLKWRYEAGPTGRGRAEMGIVNSTGCTSVWGSTFPFNPYPFPWTSNLFQDSPSMAMGLFEGHMVKMADGFKAIRMAELELEGKYNPEVHQPFFRQFNWKDFSEEEWLLCPPVVAVGGDGAMYDIGFQNLSRALASELPIKVMVVDTQVYSNTGGQACTSGFVSQVADMSPYGKNWKGKNEIRKEVGLIGVAHRGAYILQGSTSNVTHLLEGYIDGLNSRRPAMFNIYTTCQPEHGVGDDASDRQGKLAVESRAYPLFRYDPDRGTTFPECFDLEGNPALDSDWPMYTLDYVDENGRKDTLEVPMTFADFAVTEGRFRKHFKKAPRETWSDDMVPFHEFLELNEADREGKFPFIWAVDAKNRLTRVLCSQEIVLAAEERRDFWRQLKSIAGLDRQVDVDAIVQQTKAEMAQKLSSTLLSLAASGDMAAFAGGGTVSANGNGNGAGHAAAPGDYEPVWIETPECTACDECININPKIFAYNDDKKAIIVDAKAGPFKDIVKAAEKCTAGCIHPGTPFNPNEPGLDKLIQRAAKYQ; this is encoded by the coding sequence ATGTTCGGAAAGAAAGAGACCAAGACCTTCAAGTATCCGGGTGTACGCATGGCCATGGACGGCAACACCGCCGTCATCATGTGCGAGCGCGAATCCTCGGATGCAGCCGGTGCCTATCCGATCACCCCGTCCACCCAGATGGGCGAGTACTGGGCCGAGGAAGTGGCCAACGGCCATATCAACGTCTCCGACCGCACGCTGATTTTCATCGAGCCCGAATCCGAACACGCCGCGGCGGCCGTCACCGCCGGCATGGCCATGACCGGCCTGCGCGCCACCAACTTCTCCTCGGCGCAGGGCGTGGCCTTCATGCACGAATCCCTCTACGCCGCCGCCGGCAAACGCCTGCCCTACGTGCTGAACGTCGGCTGCCGTGCCATCACCAAGGCCTCGCTCAACGTCCACTGCGGCCACGACGACTATCACTGCATCGACGACACCGGTTTCTTCCAAATCTTCGCCAAGAACGCCCAGGGCGCCGCCGACCTGAACCTGATTGGCCGCAAGATCGCCGAACTGGCACTGACACCGGCCGTGGTGGCGCAGGACGGCTTCCTCACCACCCACCTCATCGAGCCGCTCAACGTGCCCGAGCGCGAGTTGATCGAGGAGTTCCTCGGCCGCCCCGATGACATGATCGAGTGTCCCACGCCGGCGCAGAAGATGATCTACGGCGAGAAACGCCGCCGCGTACCGATGATCTGGGACGTGGACGCGCCGCTGGTCTCCGGTACCGTGCAGAACCAGGACGCCTACATGCAGACCGTGGCGGCGCAGCGACCCTACTTCTACGCCCACATCCCGCAGATCGCCGATCAGGTGATGGACGAGTATTACGAACTGACCGGCCGCCGCTACCACCGCATCGGCACCTATAAAGCCGAAGATGCCGACTATGTCATCATCGGCATGGGCTCGATGATCGTGCAGGCCGAGGCCGTGGCCGACTATCTGCGCGAGACACGCAAGCTGAAGGTCGGTGTCATCGACGCCACCATGTTCCGCCCCTTCCCCGGCGACCTGATGGGCAAGGCCCTCAAGGGCAAGAAGGGCGTGGTGGTGCTGGAGCGCACCGACCAGCCGCTGGCCGAGGACCTGCCGCTGATGCGCGAAGTGCGTGCTTCCATCAACAAGTGCCTGGAAAACGGCATGGTGGCCAAAGGCGAGGCACTGCCCTACCCCAGTTATGACAGCTACCAGCAGGGCGACGCCCCGCGCCTGTACTCCGGCGCCTATGGCCTCGGCTCGCGCGACCTGCAGCCCGAGGGCCTCATCGGCGCCATCGAGAACATGCTGCCGAACGGCAAGAAGCAGAAGTTCTTCTACCTCGGCATCGATTTCGTGCGCGACGAGGCGGCCACGCCCAAGCAGGAAATCCACATGCAGCAGCTGCTGGAGTCCTATCCGCAGGTGAGGGACCTGGCCGTGCACGGTTCGGAGAATCCGAATCTGATGCCGGAAGGATCCATCACCGTGCGCATGCACTCCGTCGGCGGCTGGGGCGCCATCACCACCGGCAAGAACCTGGCGATGACCCTGTACGAACTGCTGGGCTACGAGATCAAGTCCAATCCCAAGTACGGTTCCGAGAAGAAGGGCCAGCCCACCACCTATTACCTGGCGGCCGCCCCCACCCCGATTCGCATCAACTGCGAATTCAACTTCGTCGACGTGGTGCTGTCGCCGGACCCCAACGTGTTCGGCCACTCCAATCCGTTGTTCGGTCTGAAGAAGGGCGGCGTGCTGATCATCCAGTCCTCCTTCGAGGACCCGGATCAGCTGTGGGCCACCATTCCGCGCCGCCACCAGCAGTTCATCGTCGACAACGACATCCGCGTGTTCTACGTCGACGGCTTCAAGATCGCCCGTGAAGAGGCCACCAACCCCGAGCTGCAGCTGCGCATGCAGGGCAACGCCTTCCAGGGCGCCTTCTTCGCCGCCTCGCCGCTGATGGAAATGGCCGGCCTGGACGAGGCCAGGTTGTTCAAGACCATCGAGGATCAGCTGATGGCCAAGTTCGGTGCCAAGGGCAAGCGCGTGGTGGAAGACAACATCCGCGTGGTGCGCCGCGGCTTCGACGAGGTGCACGAGATCAAGAACAAGAAAGTCGGCGTCACCTTGCAGGAACTGCGCACGGCCGAGTCCGCCCTGCCGATCATGCTCAAGCACATGCCTGAGGGTAAGGGCGAGCTGCACGACATCCACCGCTTCTGGGAGCAGACCGGTTACTTCTACGCCACCGGCCGCGGCGCCGACAATCTGGCCGATCCCTACATGGGTGTATCGCTGATGCCCGCCGCCAGCGGTGTGTTCCGCGACATGACCAACATCCGCTTCGAGTATCCGAAGTGGGTGCCGGAAAACTGCACCGCCTGCGGCAACTGCTATACCGTCTGCCCGGACTCCTCCATCCCGGGACTGGTGAATTCCATCAGCGAGGTATTCGCCACCGCCATTCACCGCATCGAGAGCAAGGGTGTGCTGACGGTGCACCTGCGTCGTGAGACACGCAAGGTGGAGAAGAAGCTGCGCGACCTGCTCAACGCCACCGGTGAGACCGCCAAGGTGCGTAACCTGCTGGATCAGGCGATCCTGGAAACCGTGGCCGAGTCGGAGCTGGAAGGTGATGCGCGCGCCAAGCTGGAACAGGAATTTGCCCAGCTGATGGATGCCATGGGCAGTTTCGACTTCGCCGTCACCAAGCCCTACTGGATCAACCGCGAGAAGAAGGAGAAAGGCAGCGGCGGCCTGTTCTCCATCACCATCAATCCGGACACCTGCAAGGGCTGCATGGAATGCGTCGAGGTGTGCGAGGACGCGGCCCTGGTCAGAACCAAGCAGACCGACGAGGCGGTGAAGCGCCTGCGCAGCGACTGGGCCTTCTGGCTCGACCTGCCCACCACCAACCCGGACTACATCCGCATCGATGATCTGAATGAAAAGATCGGCGCGCTGGATACCCTGCTGCTCGACAAGCGCAACTACGGCGCCATGGTGTGCGGCGACGGTTCCTGCCTGGGTTGCGGTGAAAAGACCGCCATTCATCTATTCACCGCCACCGTCACCGCACTGATGCAGCCGCGCGTGAAGAAGCAGATCGCCAGGCTGGACGATCTGATCCAGAAACTGGAGCAGCATATCCGCCTGAAGCTGGCCGCCGGCGTGGACCTGTCCGACAGCGGCACCATCAAGCAGGTGGTGGATCGCGTCAACGGCACCGACCTGACCCTGTCCAACCTGTCGGCCAATCTCGATGCCGGCCACGAGAAGACGGTCATCGACAAGCAGTGGCTGAAGTGGGCCACCAACCTGCTCGATCGCCTGCGTGACCTGAAGTGGCGCTACGAAGCCGGCCCCACCGGCCGCGGCCGCGCCGAAATGGGCATCGTCAACTCCACCGGCTGTACTTCGGTATGGGGTTCCACCTTCCCGTTCAATCCCTATCCGTTCCCCTGGACCTCCAATCTGTTCCAGGACAGCCCGTCCATGGCCATGGGCCTGTTCGAGGGTCATATGGTCAAGATGGCCGATGGTTTCAAGGCTATCCGCATGGCCGAGCTGGAACTGGAGGGCAAGTACAATCCGGAGGTGCACCAGCCCTTCTTCCGCCAGTTCAACTGGAAGGACTTCAGTGAGGAAGAATGGCTGCTGTGTCCGCCGGTGGTCGCCGTCGGCGGCGACGGCGCCATGTACGACATCGGCTTCCAGAACCTGTCGCGCGCCCTGGCCTCCGAGCTGCCGATCAAGGTGATGGTGGTGGACACCCAGGTGTACTCCAACACCGGTGGCCAGGCCTGCACCTCCGGCTTCGTCAGCCAGGTGGCCGACATGTCGCCCTATGGCAAGAACTGGAAGGGCAAGAACGAAATCCGCAAGGAGGTCGGCCTGATCGGCGTGGCTCACCGCGGTGCGTATATCCTGCAGGGCTCCACCAGCAACGTGACCCATCTGCTGGAAGGCTATATCGACGGACTCAACAGCCGCCGCCCGGCCATGTTCAACATCTACACCACTTGCCAGCCGGAACATGGTGTGGGTGACGATGCCTCCGATCGCCAGGGCAAGCTGGCAGTGGAATCGCGCGCCTATCCGCTCTTCCGCTACGACCCCGATCGGGGCACCACCTTCCCCGAGTGCTTCGACCTGGAGGGCAATCCCGCGCTGGACAGCGACTGGCCGATGTACACCCTCGACTACGTGGATGAAAACGGCAGGAAGGACACGCTGGAAGTGCCGATGACCTTCGCCGACTTCGCCGTGACCGAAGGACGTTTCCGCAAGCACTTCAAGAAGGCCCCGCGCGAGACCTGGAGCGACGACATGGTGCCGTTCCACGAATTCCTCGAACTGAACGAGGCCGATCGTGAAGGCAAGTTTCCGTTCATCTGGGCGGTGGACGCCAAGAACCGTCTCACCCGCGTACTCTGCTCGCAGGAGATCGTACTGGCCGCCGAGGAACGCCGCGACTTCTGGCGTCAGCTGAAGTCCATCGCCGGACTCGACCGTCAGGTGGACGTGGACGCTATCGTGCAGCAGACCAAGGCAGAGATGGCACAGAAGCTGTCTTCCACCCTGCTTTCGCTAGCCGCTTCCGGCGACATGGCCGCGTTCGCCGGCGGGGGCACGGTTTCCGCCAACGGCAATGGCAATGGTGCCGGCCATGCTGCGGCTCCCGGCGACTACGAGCCGGTGTGGATCGAAACGCCGGAATGTACGGCCTGCGACGAGTGCATAAATATCAACCCGAAGATCTTTGCCTACAACGATGATAAGAAGGCCATCATCGTCGATGCCAAGGCCGGGCCGTTCAAGGACATCGTCAAGGCAGCGGAGAAGTGCACGGCGGGATGCATACACCCGGGTACACCGTTCAATCCCAACGAGCCGGGCCTGGACAAGTTGATCCAGCGCGCCGCCAAGTACCAATGA
- a CDS encoding class I SAM-dependent methyltransferase, translated as MLALYCADATLRPRAAELAARWGVPLGAGEPGETPRLVLTTEHLELRALPSEGPVYVDFVGGAVGHRRRFGGGRGQEIARAVGLKKGATPSVLDATAGLGRDAFVLASLGCTVTLIERAPVVAALLEDGLARALRDAEVAPIASRMQLLCGNAVQLMQLLDETARPDVVYLDPMYPHRRKSALVKKEMRLFRAVVGEDADADALLPAALACARQRVVVKRPDYAEPMAGRAPTMSISTKNHRFDVYVIKALAG; from the coding sequence ATGCTGGCTCTGTACTGCGCCGATGCCACGCTGCGGCCGCGCGCCGCCGAACTGGCCGCGCGCTGGGGGGTTCCCCTCGGCGCAGGGGAGCCGGGCGAGACGCCGCGGCTGGTGCTGACCACCGAACACCTGGAGCTGCGCGCCCTGCCCAGTGAAGGCCCGGTGTACGTGGATTTCGTCGGCGGTGCCGTGGGTCACCGGCGCCGTTTCGGCGGCGGCCGCGGTCAGGAGATTGCCAGGGCGGTGGGACTGAAGAAGGGGGCAACGCCGAGCGTGCTGGATGCCACGGCCGGCCTGGGGCGTGATGCCTTTGTATTGGCCAGCCTGGGCTGCACGGTGACGCTCATCGAACGTGCGCCGGTGGTGGCGGCCCTGCTGGAGGACGGGCTGGCGCGTGCGCTACGGGATGCCGAGGTCGCGCCGATCGCCTCGCGTATGCAGTTGTTGTGCGGCAATGCGGTACAGCTCATGCAACTGCTGGACGAAACGGCACGCCCCGATGTGGTGTATCTCGATCCGATGTATCCGCACCGGCGCAAATCGGCGTTGGTGAAAAAGGAGATGCGCCTGTTCCGCGCGGTGGTGGGAGAGGATGCGGATGCCGATGCCTTGCTGCCGGCGGCCCTGGCCTGCGCGCGCCAGCGCGTGGTGGTGAAGCGGCCGGATTATGCCGAACCGATGGCGGGGCGCGCACCGACCATGAGCATCAGCACCAAGAATCACCGTTTCGATGTGTATGTAATCAAGGCGCTGGCGGGTTAG
- the rsxC gene encoding electron transport complex subunit RsxC — MTLLRWFGRKTFSHGVHPQAHKEDTADKPIRRLPFAPRMIVPLAQHLGKPSRATVKVGQEVVRGQPIAEADGFMSVPQHAPATGVVEAIRLMPSAQGPRVPAIVIRVYEASNQEVLWRTPRDMNALTPEQIIQAVQDTGLVGLGGAAFPSHVKLKVPSGAVIDTLIVNGCECEPYLTTDHRVMLEQGPDLIRGTQYAMRVVGARQAIIGVEDNKPDAIAAIRRHLPADGSIRVEAVETKYPQGAEKMLITSLLGREVPSGGLPAQIGVVVNNVGTLTALGRLLPRGEGLIERVITVAGPGVKKPGNYLVPIGTPLRFVLNHVGFSGSEQEVILGGPMMGNAVASLDVPITKGSSGVLVLSNSEIQAETRRIHPCIKCGKCVAACPMHLNPTQLGLLAAKREYDVMAERFHLKDCIECGCCSFVCPSSIPLVQYFRIAKSILRERAA; from the coding sequence ATGACACTGCTACGCTGGTTCGGACGGAAGACCTTCTCCCATGGGGTCCATCCGCAGGCCCACAAGGAGGACACGGCGGACAAGCCGATCCGCCGCCTGCCGTTCGCGCCGCGCATGATCGTCCCGCTGGCCCAGCATTTGGGCAAACCTTCGCGCGCCACCGTCAAGGTCGGACAGGAGGTGGTGCGCGGCCAGCCCATCGCCGAGGCTGACGGCTTCATGTCGGTACCACAGCATGCACCCGCCACCGGCGTGGTGGAAGCCATCAGACTGATGCCGAGCGCCCAGGGCCCCCGCGTCCCCGCCATCGTCATCCGCGTCTACGAGGCCTCCAATCAGGAGGTGCTGTGGCGCACACCACGCGACATGAATGCACTGACGCCAGAACAGATTATCCAGGCGGTACAGGATACCGGCCTGGTCGGTCTGGGCGGTGCCGCCTTCCCTTCCCACGTCAAGCTCAAGGTACCGTCAGGCGCCGTCATCGACACCCTGATCGTCAATGGCTGCGAATGCGAGCCCTACCTCACCACCGATCACCGTGTGATGCTGGAACAGGGCCCGGACCTGATCCGCGGCACGCAATACGCCATGCGCGTGGTCGGCGCCAGACAGGCGATCATCGGCGTGGAAGACAACAAACCCGATGCCATCGCCGCGATCCGCCGGCACCTGCCTGCCGACGGCAGCATCCGTGTGGAAGCGGTGGAAACCAAATACCCGCAGGGTGCGGAGAAGATGCTCATCACCTCCCTGCTCGGCCGCGAGGTGCCCTCCGGCGGCCTGCCGGCGCAGATCGGTGTGGTGGTCAACAACGTCGGCACCCTCACTGCCCTGGGCCGGTTGTTGCCGCGCGGCGAAGGACTCATCGAACGCGTCATCACCGTCGCCGGTCCCGGTGTGAAAAAGCCCGGCAACTATCTGGTGCCCATCGGTACACCGCTGCGCTTCGTGCTCAACCATGTCGGCTTCAGCGGCAGCGAACAGGAGGTGATCCTGGGTGGGCCGATGATGGGCAATGCGGTCGCCTCGCTGGACGTGCCGATCACCAAGGGTTCCTCCGGCGTGCTCGTGTTGTCCAACAGCGAGATTCAGGCCGAGACGCGCCGTATCCACCCCTGCATCAAGTGCGGCAAGTGCGTGGCGGCCTGCCCCATGCACCTCAACCCCACCCAGCTGGGCCTGCTCGCCGCCAAGCGCGAATATGACGTGATGGCGGAGCGCTTCCATCTCAAGGACTGCATCGAGTGCGGCTGCTGCAGCTTCGTCTGCCCCTCGTCCATTCCGCTGGTGCAATACTTCCGTATCGCCAAGTCCATCCTGCGTGAGCGTGCTGCCTGA
- a CDS encoding LysR family transcriptional regulator codes for MTSLPNLYYKQNRLKQLRAFCHTARTGSITLAAESLFLSQPSVSLQIQALEREFGITLFERRGPQIKLTPEGETLYKLAEPLVEGIDKLHETFAEQFGVLESGELNIAAGESTILYILPEPMKLFAEAYPHIRLKLHNVTGRDGLAMLRADEADFAVGSMLEVPDDISYRPVVTYNPTLITALDHPLAKKENLRLADISPYGLILPPRHLSTWRIVDLVFQQHNLTYNVALEAGGWEVIKKYVELGLGISIVTDVCLTGEERLAQIPLNQYFPRRTYGIVQRKGRFLSPQAKRFIDILAQVFVSDGTEHGVMGDEPPDPNRPSMPADIL; via the coding sequence ATGACGTCGCTGCCCAATCTCTATTACAAACAGAACCGCCTCAAGCAGTTGCGCGCCTTCTGCCACACCGCCCGCACCGGCAGCATCACCCTGGCGGCGGAGTCGCTGTTCCTGAGCCAGCCCTCGGTGTCGCTGCAGATCCAGGCGCTGGAACGGGAGTTCGGCATCACCCTGTTCGAGCGGCGCGGGCCGCAGATCAAGCTGACGCCCGAGGGGGAGACGCTGTACAAGCTGGCGGAGCCGCTGGTGGAGGGTATCGACAAGCTGCACGAGACCTTCGCCGAGCAGTTCGGGGTGCTGGAGTCGGGCGAGCTGAACATCGCCGCCGGGGAATCGACCATCCTCTACATCCTGCCGGAGCCGATGAAGTTGTTCGCCGAGGCCTATCCGCACATCCGCCTCAAGCTGCACAACGTCACCGGCCGCGACGGCCTGGCCATGCTGCGCGCCGATGAGGCGGACTTCGCCGTCGGTTCCATGTTGGAGGTGCCGGATGACATCAGCTACCGTCCGGTGGTGACCTACAACCCGACGCTGATCACCGCCCTCGACCATCCGCTGGCAAAGAAGGAAAACCTGCGCCTGGCCGACATCAGTCCCTACGGCCTGATCCTGCCGCCGCGCCACCTCTCCACCTGGCGCATCGTCGACCTGGTGTTCCAACAGCACAATCTGACCTACAACGTGGCGCTGGAGGCCGGTGGCTGGGAGGTGATCAAGAAATATGTCGAGCTGGGATTGGGTATTTCCATCGTCACCGATGTCTGCCTCACCGGCGAGGAACGCCTGGCGCAGATCCCGCTCAATCAATATTTCCCGCGCCGCACCTACGGCATCGTGCAGCGCAAGGGACGCTTCCTGTCGCCTCAGGCGAAGCGCTTCATCGACATCCTGGCTCAGGTCTTCGTCAGCGACGGCACCGAGCACGGTGTGATGGGCGACGAACCGCCGGATCCCAATCGCCCGTCGATGCCCGCGGATATCCTCTAG
- a CDS encoding (Fe-S)-binding protein, which translates to MAALGVALAVLLAIASRRLYVYEDPRIDEVEEMLPHSNCGACGTPGCRPFAELLIKGEVEPGQCTVNSAEANQEIADYLGVDVGNIEKQVARLACAGGVHVARTRARYAGMKSCRAASLVSGGGKGCTWGCLGLGDCEVVCDFDAISMNRYSLPVVDAAKCTACGDCVDVCPKDLFSLQPVSRRLWVACQNRQPGDEAELECEVACTACARCAADAPEGLITIQNELAVIDYSKNALASRIAIERCPTGAIVWLDDKTGPQRGRDAKKVVRQEALPIG; encoded by the coding sequence ATGGCGGCACTGGGGGTAGCCCTGGCCGTCCTGCTCGCCATCGCCAGCCGCCGCCTCTATGTGTATGAGGACCCGCGCATCGACGAGGTCGAGGAGATGCTGCCCCACTCCAACTGTGGCGCCTGTGGTACCCCCGGCTGCCGTCCCTTCGCCGAGTTGCTGATCAAGGGCGAGGTGGAACCCGGCCAGTGCACCGTGAATTCCGCCGAGGCCAACCAGGAGATCGCCGACTACCTGGGCGTAGACGTGGGCAACATCGAAAAACAGGTGGCGCGCCTGGCCTGTGCCGGCGGCGTCCACGTCGCCCGCACCCGCGCCCGCTATGCAGGCATGAAGTCCTGCCGGGCCGCCAGCCTGGTGTCCGGCGGCGGCAAGGGCTGCACCTGGGGCTGCCTGGGATTGGGCGACTGCGAGGTGGTGTGCGACTTCGACGCCATCAGCATGAACCGCTACAGCCTGCCGGTGGTGGACGCCGCCAAGTGCACCGCCTGCGGTGACTGCGTCGATGTCTGCCCCAAGGACCTGTTCTCCCTGCAGCCGGTGAGCCGCCGCCTGTGGGTGGCCTGTCAGAACAGGCAACCGGGCGACGAGGCCGAACTGGAGTGCGAGGTGGCCTGCACCGCCTGCGCCCGCTGCGCCGCCGACGCGCCGGAAGGTCTGATCACCATACAGAACGAGCTGGCCGTCATCGATTACAGCAAGAACGCCCTCGCCTCGCGCATCGCCATCGAGCGCTGTCCGACCGGGGCCATCGTCTGGCTGGACGACAAGACCGGACCGCAGCGCGGCCGGGACGCAAAGAAAGTGGTGCGCCAGGAAGCGCTGCCGATCGGATAA
- a CDS encoding HD-GYP domain-containing protein — MTDAIKKVAVRQLRPGMYIHDLNCGWMEHPFLTNSFKIKDLETIQRISAMGIQEVYIDTGKGDDVSAAMTREEVLADLQRRLQRVSAEPSTGEAPQTSVREERINAERVEREASRLVTSIMQDVRLGKQIEVERVTHVVDGMVSSIFRNPHALMSLGRIRQMDKYTFEHSVSVGVLMLAFAKELGLDRDVIHEIGIGALLHDIGKIKTPDHILNKPGKLTAEEFTIMRQHVVFSREVLEQTAGISPTSLAVAAQHHERYDGTGYPLKLKGDEISPYGQMAAIVDVYDAISADRCYRKGEEPTIVLRKLLEWSKFHFNERLVHQFIRCVGIYPVGTLVRLESGRLAIVLEPGEKGPLYPTVRVVYDTNKRQFITPRDIDLSNPTPRSGDDRIVNCESAEKYGIKIPVFMDSH, encoded by the coding sequence ATGACCGACGCCATTAAGAAGGTTGCTGTCCGGCAACTGCGCCCCGGCATGTACATCCACGACCTCAATTGCGGCTGGATGGAGCATCCCTTTCTAACCAACAGTTTCAAGATCAAGGATCTCGAGACCATCCAGCGCATCAGCGCGATGGGCATTCAGGAGGTCTACATCGATACCGGCAAGGGCGATGATGTCAGTGCGGCCATGACGCGGGAAGAGGTGCTGGCCGATCTGCAACGGCGCCTGCAGCGCGTCAGTGCCGAACCTTCCACTGGCGAGGCACCGCAGACCTCCGTGCGCGAGGAGCGTATCAATGCGGAGCGGGTCGAGCGCGAGGCCTCACGCCTGGTCACCAGCATCATGCAGGACGTGCGCCTCGGCAAACAGATCGAAGTGGAACGGGTGACGCATGTGGTTGACGGCATGGTCTCCTCCATCTTCCGCAACCCCCACGCCCTGATGAGCCTGGGGCGCATCCGCCAGATGGACAAGTACACCTTCGAACATTCGGTGAGCGTCGGGGTACTGATGTTGGCTTTCGCCAAGGAACTGGGGCTGGATCGGGACGTGATCCATGAGATTGGTATCGGCGCCCTGCTGCATGACATCGGCAAGATCAAGACACCGGACCACATCCTCAACAAGCCGGGCAAATTGACCGCAGAGGAGTTCACCATCATGCGCCAGCATGTGGTGTTCAGCCGCGAGGTGCTGGAACAGACCGCCGGCATCAGTCCCACATCCCTTGCCGTCGCCGCCCAGCATCACGAACGCTACGACGGCACTGGTTATCCGCTCAAGCTGAAGGGTGACGAAATCAGCCCCTACGGCCAGATGGCGGCCATCGTCGATGTCTACGACGCCATTTCGGCCGACCGCTGCTACCGCAAGGGCGAGGAACCCACCATCGTGCTGCGCAAACTGCTGGAGTGGAGCAAGTTCCATTTCAACGAACGTCTGGTCCACCAGTTCATCCGCTGCGTCGGCATCTATCCGGTGGGCACCCTGGTACGGCTGGAGAGCGGTCGACTGGCCATCGTGCTGGAACCGGGCGAGAAGGGACCGCTTTATCCCACCGTCCGCGTGGTCTACGACACCAACAAGCGCCAGTTCATCACCCCGCGCGACATCGACCTGTCCAACCCCACCCCCCGCAGCGGCGACGATCGCATCGTCAATTGTGAATCGGCGGAGAAGTACGGCATCAAGATACCGGTTTTCATGGACTCGCATTGA